ATTTCTAATTCCTAAACCCAGTGTCATTCCAAGCATTGATGCCATAAATAATGAAGATATTAATCCGAGGATTAGATAGGGGATAGATCTTATTTCTACATGCAGAAAATAACTTCCAAGAATTAAAATTATTGGAACCATTACTAGAGTGGCAATTCCGTTACTTAGAGCTATACTTATCGCGTAAAGCTCTCTAGGTATACCAGTAGCTATCATTAGAGAAAATCTTCCAGCATTTCTTTCAAAGGCAAGTGATTGTGCGACTGAGGTTAGAACACCTACGGAAATGTAGAAGGTTATAGTGCCAGCGACGACATAAGGTGTTAGAGAGTGTATGGAAATATATCCAAATACCAACATAAACCCTATTGGAAATAATATAGAGAAGAATAGGAATACTGGTAAATACGCTTTTATCATTTTGAACTGCATTATAATTAAATTAATGAATTCACTCAGCATTCTTCATCACTTGGAGATAAATTTCTTCTAGGCTTGGCATTCTCACTTCGAATTTGCCATTTATGGACATTATAAGTTTTTTAAGTTCCTCTTCTCCCTTGACCTTATAAACCTTGCCACTAGCGTAATCTGTAACTTCATACCAATCTGCGAACTTTTCCTTAATTTGCGTAGGTGTACCCTCTACAATTATTTTTCTGCTTAGGAAATATATTCTATCAGCTAGTCGTTCAGCCTCCTCAAGATAATGTGTAGTAAGTAACATACTCTGCCCCTCTCTTTTCATATTAAGTAAAATCTCCCATACTTCTCTTCTAGCTTCAGGATCTAAACCTGTTGTAGGCTCATCTAAAATCAGCAGTTTAGGATTATTTATTAAGGCCATTGCTATCAACGTTCTCCTCTTTAGCCCACCTGACAGATCTCTAGCTAAGGTATTTCTCTTATCTTTCAAATCTAATTTTTCCAATAAGATTTCTC
The nucleotide sequence above comes from Sulfolobus tengchongensis. Encoded proteins:
- a CDS encoding ABC transporter permease, with product MLSEFINLIIMQFKMIKAYLPVFLFFSILFPIGFMLVFGYISIHSLTPYVVAGTITFYISVGVLTSVAQSLAFERNAGRFSLMIATGIPRELYAISIALSNGIATLVMVPIILILGSYFLHVEIRSIPYLILGLISSLFMASMLGMTLGLGIRNIYAVNQYSTIIGFVLSFFAPVYFPVTFIPLPYRYLTFIEPTTYVSQALYNAFIGSPTSLLWSLGTVVFGFVFVILNRYVIKRQ
- a CDS encoding ABC transporter ATP-binding protein, which gives rise to MNVIEVNRVWKAYGKLIANEDITMFVKEGEIIALLGPNGAGKTTLVKQIYGELTPTRGEIRVLGKRPNDRHIKKLLGVIPQECEPYGDLTVWDNIYYMGRLKGVPKDEIKNRGEILLEKLDLKDKRNTLARDLSGGLKRRTLIAMALINNPKLLILDEPTTGLDPEARREVWEILLNMKREGQSMLLTTHYLEEAERLADRIYFLSRKIIVEGTPTQIKEKFADWYEVTDYASGKVYKVKGEEELKKLIMSINGKFEVRMPSLEEIYLQVMKNAE